From Thermodesulforhabdus norvegica:
AATTGCCGAAACTTCCGGAGTCGTCACAACCAGCGCCTTTTGAGCCCCGGCGATTGCGTTTCTGAAGCCCCTTTCTATACCTGCGGGACAATCCACCAGGATATAGTCAAACTCCTGCTCCAGTTTTGCGCAGAGTTCTTTCATCTGTTCCGGGTGTACGGCATCCTTTTCTCTTGTCTGTGCGGCGGGGATCAGGAACAGGGAAGTTACCTTCCTGTCTCTTATCATGGCCTGTTCCAGCCTGCACCGTCCCTCGATGACGTCCACGAGATTATAAACTATGCGATTTTCCAGCCCCATGACCACATCGAGGTTCCTCAGGCCTATGTCGGCATCGATCATCACAACGGATCTGCCCCTCAGGGCCAGAGCCGTCCCGAGATTGGCAACGGTAGTGGTTTTGCCCACTCCGCCTTTGCCAGAAGTAACTACTAAGGTTATACCGGCCATATTCACCTCGCTCAGTACGTTATCACCTCTATTCTATCATCCCTAATTTCCGCCACCTCATACCGCTTCGGTGCGTGGCGGTCTCCATGAGGGGGCACGGCCACGAGGTCGGCTATTCGAATTTGATTGGGTTCAATCGATAGCGCCCATATTTTGGCATTTCGGTTTCCCATAGCGCCGGCATGGGCCATTCCCCGAAGAACTCCGAAAATGATTATATCACGGCCTGCGATAACTTCGGCTCCGGGATTGACATCGCCCAGTATGATACAGTCAACGGGTGCCTCAATTCTCATTCCCGATCTGCAGGTATGCCTTATTATAACCGGTTCAAGCCCTTGCTCTTCAACGGGAATCTGCTTGATGGGAATATCCAGTTGCTGAGACACCCAGTCAAAGAAGGATTCCAGGTTGTGTCCCAGCCGCAACTCAACTATCTGGGCATTCCAATCTTTGCGCAGCATGTCTCTGATGGCCTTGACTTCATCCACCCTGAAGGGCCTGAGCCCCAGATCCAGGACCACACTGGCCGACTTGAAAAAGTTATTGGAACTCCTGTGTTTCTTTTCCAGGTGCCGGAGAATCATCTGAAAAGGCATGGAAGGGTCGAGTATGAAAACAAAACGGCCGTCCCTCTGTGCTCTTATTTGAACCGGTGTGGAACCTCGATCCGTGTTCACCTGCTGGCTCCTTTTAAGCTTTTTCCAGAACACTCCAGTCAATACGGCATTCCAGCTGACGAAGGTCCCTGATTCTAGGGAAACCCCTGGTATGCCGGTTCCAGGGCTGATCGAAAATGATCACATGGAAGCCCTGTTCTTTGAGGGAACAGCATGTATCGGGTCTATCCTCCACAAAGGCCTTAATTCCCATTTTCCTCAGGACCTCGGCCTTTACGGCCGGGTCTCCCGTTGCAGTGACCTGTATGTTTTCAGGGTCCACATCGGAGAGAAGTCTTCTAAGCCACTCCATAATTGAATCCGGCCATATCCTGGCCGTTACAAATCTTAATGGGACGAAACGCCCAAGTTTTCCCAGGACCTCTTGAGCCCCCGGACAGGGAGGAATTCTGGCCGTGTACTCATCGCTCAAGGTCAGACAAAGGATTTCGTCAATTGCCTCTGCAGGAGCAGGCACGCATTCATGGAGATTGTACTGCGAGAGGTGTTCCTTGGAAAACCCCCGTAGTCCCAAACGCTCTCTTACCAATTCGACAAAAATAGCCATGGTGTCCGCTACGACCCCGTCGATGTCAAAAGCCAGCATTCTGGGGTCTATCAAATCGGAGCGATCTCCTTCAATCCATGACGCATACTTGAGCCGGTTCGTCAAATCTAAACCAGATTTCATAGATTCCTTCTTCAAGATGGCTGTGGATAACATAACCTACCTTGTGAAAAACATTTAACATCCGCCTATTGGATGCCAGCACGTAAGCGCAAAAACCGTCAATTTTTTTACTTTTTGCAATTTCGCACAAATAATGCAAGAGAAATGTTCCTATGCCTCTTCGCTGGTATTCTGCTCGTACGGCAAAGTCCACTTCGGCCATGTTGGTCTTCTGATCCAGGATGTATCTTCCGAGGGCTATTATAGTCTCATTTCCCACATCGCCCAACACCCCCACTATTGCCATTTCGTGCTCATAATCTATGTTGCACATGGCCTGAATGTTTCTGTGAGGGAATACCTTCATGGCCGACAGAAAACGGTAGTAAATGTCCTGGTCTGGCAGAGAATAGAAAAATTCCTGCAAAGCCCTTTCGTCGGTGGGTTTTATCGGCCTGAAAAAGACCGTAAGGTTTCCGGGGAAAATCTGATAGGTCTCCCACTGGCCCGGATAAAGCGGTTCATATACCGGGGGCAGTATCTGATCCTGGTACACATATCTTACCCTTTTAGCTTCGTCGAGCAGACGTTCTCTGAACTTGGGATGAGCGATGTTTATGAGTGCAATAGCCCGTTCTCTTATTGCCCTCCCGAAAAGGCTGGCCACACCAAATTCACTCACCACAAACTGTACCGTACTTCTCGGAGTTACCACTCCGGCGCCTTCCGTAAGATGCGTAACAATTCGGGATTTTTTCCCATCCGGGCTTGTAGAGGGCACCAGAATGATGGTTTTGCCGTTTTTTGCCCGAGAAGCCCCTACCATGAAATCCACGTACCCGCCTATACCGCTGTAGATCTTGTGCCCGATTGAATCGGCACAAACCTGACCGGTTATGTCCACTTCCAGTGCGGCGTTAATGGCCACCATCTGTTCGTGCTGGTCTATTACCCTGATGTTATTCACATATTCGGTGCTGTGAAACTCAACTATCGGGTTGTTGTGAACGAATTCATAAAGTTCTTTCGTTCCTATACAGAAACTTACGACGGCCTTTCCTTTATGGATGGTCTTTCTTCGCCCGGTAATCACATCTTGCATGATAAGGGCTCTATGAGCATCGGTCATCATTTCCGCATGAAGCCCTAAGTCCTTTTTATCGACCAGGTATCTTAGAATGGAATTGGTTATCCGACCTATTCCCGTCTGAATCGTTGCCCCGTCTTCGACGAGCCTGGCAGTGTACTTACCTATCCGTTCAAGTATGGGGCCCACGGGGAACTCCTTTACTTCGATAAGGTCCTCCGTGTGCTCTACAAACCAATCAATTTCCGTAACGTGGATAAAGGTATCCCCCAGGGTTCTCGGCATCTTTTCATTTACCTGAGCTATAACAATTCTGGAGTGCTGTACGGCCGTTTTGGTTATTTCGACCGATATTCCGAGGGAGCAAAATCCGTGGGAATCCGGAGGGCTTACCTGAATAAGGCATAAATCGAGAGGAAAGGGACCCCCGGGTTTAAAAAAGTTGGGTATTGTCGAGAAATGAGCCGGAATGTAGTCGGCCTGTCCCACGTTGACGGCCCGGCGTGTACGCGGCCCCACAAAGAATGTTTTGAGGCGGCAGTGCCCCAGGTAGGGAAACCAGTCTTCCGGGACGGAACCCAGAGAAAGGTTCTGAATGATTTCCACATCCCGGTAGCGTCCTATGAGTGAGAAGAGAGCCCTGACAAGATGTTGAGGTTCTGCACAACCGGGACTTATGTAGACTCTGTACCCATCACCCAGACTGCGGAGAATAGCTTCCTCTGCAGTTACCCTCTTTTCCGAATAGTATTTCTGCCAGCCCGGGTTCAAGGCCACTCCCACACCCCCTTACCTGTCGATCTCGTAGAAGCGCCAAACCCGACGGAAGATAACCTGTCCTTAGCACTATGTGAGGCTTCAGGGGCTCTCATGGCGCCTGCTCAAAGAAAGGTCTCTTGACTATCGTTTCATGCCTGGATGAGCCAACCGAAATCATCCAGACCGGTACCCCTATAAGCTCTTCCAGTCGTTCAACGTACCGCCTGGTGTTGCCCGGCAGGTCCTGGTAAGAACTGACCCTGGAAATGTCTTCGTTCCAGCCCGGAAGGACCTCATAAAGGGGCTCACACCTGGAAAAGGTCTCAAGGTCACAGGGTGCCTCGTCCAGAATTTCGCCGTCGACTCTGTACTTTGTTGCAATCTTTACTTCGGGCAACCCGGTCAGTACGTCAAGTTTGGTCAGCACCACTGCTTGAAAGCCGTTAAGTCTGGCCGCCTTCCTGAGCATCACAAGATCAAGCCATCCACATCGACGGGGACGGCCGGTAGTTGAACCGTATTCGCCTCCACGCTCTCTGATCTGGTCCCCCAGGTCACCGGAGAGCTCTGTTGGAAAGGGACCGGAACCAACTCTGGTTGTGTAAGCCTTAACGACACCGACGATATAGTCAAGGCTTGAAGGTCCCAGGCCGACACCACAGCATACATTACCCGCAAGGGTGTTAGAGGAGGTCACGAAGGGGTAAGTGCCGTGATCGACATCGAGAAAGGTTCCCTGGGCACCTTCGAATAGTACGTTTTTCCCCTGAGCGAGGTATCGGTTTACATACAGAGAAACGTCGTCTATGTAAGGTTTCAGCCGAGATCCGTACTCAAGGTATCTGCTTGCGGTATCTTCTTCCGATACCGGTTCTACTCCGTAGAAATTGCGCAGCAGGAAGTTTTTCTCCTCCAGGTTATTCTTCAATTTTTCCAGAAAAACCTTTTCGTTTATCAAATCGTGTATTCTGATACCCGCCCGGGCGGCTTTGTCTTCGTAACACGGCCCAATGCCCCTGCCGGTTGTGCCGATTCTGGACTTCCCCTTACGCATTTCACGGGCATTGTCCAGCGCTTTATGGTAAGGCATTATGACATGAGCATGTGCGCTTATTTTGAGCCGATCGGGTGTTACGGGAATTCCCTCACCTTCCAGGCGTTCGATTTCTTCCAGAAGCACTCCGGGATCAACCACCACCCCGTTTCCGATCATACAGAGTATGTGAGAATGTAAAATACCCGAAGGGATCAGGTGAAAAATCCTTTTTTTGCCGTTTACAACAAGAGTGTGCCCTGCATTGTTTCCGCCCTGGAATCGCACGACGGCATCTACCCTATCGGCTATTACGTCCACTATCTTTCCTTTTCCTTCATCACCCCACTGGGTTCCCACGATTACAAGAGCAGGCATTGTTCTTCTTTCCTCTCCTTTCACGTATTGAAATGGATGATCGCAATCTGCTGTGCCGGAGACGACATAGCTTATCTACAATACCAGGAATTTCGCAAGGGAAAATAGTCACAATTTGGCCTTTGAGTTTTATTGACTTTCCTGATGTTTCAGTCTGTTTAAAATCTTGAGGCGCTGGGATTGGTAGTAACGGCTGGAAGGGTCAAGCTTTATGGCCTGTTCAATAGCTTCTAAAGCCTTTCTATAATCGCCGGAAGCAAAGTAGGCTTCGGCAAGTGTGTCCCAGATATGGGGCTTTGAAGAATCCAGTTCAATCGCCCTTATTGCATATTCCACGGCCTTTCCGGTGTCTCGATACGGAGGAGGTGCAGTGGCATACAGCCATGCAAGGTTATTACAGAGGTCGGGATGGTTGGGATAGATCTCAACGCCTCTTTTGAGTGTTCGTTCGGCCTCGCTGTATCTCTTCTTCTCCAGAAGGTATGCTCCGTAGGCGGCATATATGTCCGCCCGCTCTACGGGGCTTTCCACTTCACCCTCCAGAACCGTTATTATCATGTCTATGTCGCGACTTCGATACCAGTCGGTATGTTGCAAAACCCAGGTTGTGAGCATGAATAAACCCAGGATGACGAAAAAAGTCTTTATCGATCGGTTCATCCTTCTGTCGTGACCTTCAATAACCTCGGGATTAGATGCGGCCGCAGTAAGAAATTCAATCCGTTCCCTTATACTGTAGTGATGCCAGCTCGGGAGGTCTTCTGTGTTACCGCTCGCAACGGCGATCTTTTGAAAGGACCTTATCAGTGGCCATGGATCACCAGTCGCCACAAGTGCATAAGCATCCGCCTGACGCTCGCTATTTCTGAGAAAATATCCGAAAATATATCGGAAGTACGCTATGAGGATCATCAACGCGGGCATAGAGCAAAGCAGGACGAAAAGAAGCTGTTTTATCGGGCGTTGGGAAAAGGCGAGCTTTACGAAGAAAACCGAACGGCTCAAAAATGTAAATACCAGGTCACCAAGCCCGTACATTATTACCCCGAAGCTGAGGAAGAAGAGAAGAAAGAAAGGCATATGTCGGAGCTTTATGTGGCCCATCTCGTGAGCTATTACCGCTTTTAATTCTTCATTTCCAAGCAACCGATAGAGAGCAGGGGTAATCAGAATATAGCGCCATCGTGGCAAAAAACCCACAACGGCAGCCGTAAGAGCCCTGCCGCCCATTAACGGCCAGAACAGGAAATCCTTTACTACAAAACCTTTGTCCCGGCAGAAGCGCTCCAGAATCAACCGTTTTTCGTCGAATGGAATGGCCTTGCACCTCCATACTCTCACCACAAGAGGAGGCCCGAATAAGGCAAAGACGGATAGAGTAAGAGCTATGGGGATGATTTCATACCAGGAGTAATCGGAAAAACCGGAAAACAGCGTTTCTTCTAACAGCTCGGAGGCTAAAGACAGAATCAGCCAGGGTGTTAGAAGACCGGCGTACAGGATTATCTGCTCACGAACATAGCCCCAGGACGCGAGATCGGCGTTGCCGCACTTTACCCTCAAGGCATGACCGTCCAGCCAGATGATGATGAGATAAACAAAGTAGAGCGCTAGTCCCGTCAGCGCTCTAAGTGTAACGGAAGAATAAAAGGGTGTGTTTTCAGGAAACAGACACTGGATGTGAAGACCGTAAGTCAACACCACCAGAAAAACGAGGGCCACTATGTTCAAAAATCCTTCCGTCAGATGGATAATTACGGCGGGAGGTAATTTGTTCGTGCCGAGTTTACGCAGTGCTCTTTTGTAACCGAAGCGACATATAATGTGAAATATCAAATACTGAAGCAAAAGGGCGGCAAAAAGCCTGTACTTCCCGAAAAAGGTGGGAAGATCGGTGGGTGTTGTGGTGAAAATGAAAATTACGATGAGGAAGTAAATAATCTGAGTGTACATGGTGTCCTTTTATCGGAAAACGGGGATACCGCTCAGTCGGTCAGGCGAAACTGTACCTTACCTTTTCCCAGCAGATCGTGAAGATGCAGTATTCCCACCACCTGATCTCCCGGAATAACAACGGGAAGAACCGTTATCAAATGGCGCTCCATAATCTGTAGCGCATCGGCTACGGCAGAATCCGGAGAGATGGTTTTCGGCTCTTTCGTCATGACTTCGTCGATTACCAGTTCGTAGAGCTTGTAACCCCACTTGGTGATTGCCCGTCTCAAATCACCGTCGGTAAAAATCCCCAGAAGTTTATTCTCACAGTTCACCACCAGCGTTGCTCCCAGACCCTTCACGTTCATTTCCTCTATGGCTTTATCCATAGAAGTGCCGGGCAGGACAAGGGGTATATCACCTCCTGTTTTCATTAGGTCACGAACGGGAATTTTAAGCCTCTGGCCCAGATGCCCTCCGGGATGAATGGTTCGAAATTCTTCAGGCCCGAAATTTTTCTCCCGGGCCAGAACAACGGCAAGGGCATCCCCCATGGCCAGTGCCGCCGTGGTGCTCGTTGTTGGGGCGAGTCCGAAAGAACAGGCTTCTCTCGGAACCGCTACATCGATTACGATGTCACTCAACTTCGCAAGAGTCGATAAGGGGTCACCTGTTATGGCAATGATCTTTACATCCAGCGGTTTAACTGCACGAATCATCTGGTTTAACTCACCGGTCTCACCGCTGTTGGAAAGGGCGATAATGACATCTTCAGGTCTTACCATTCCCAGATCTCCGTGCAGGGCTTCCGCCGGATGCAGGAAAAATGAAGGGGTTCCCATACTGCTTAGTGTGGCGGCGATCTTCCGAGCTATAATTCCCGACTTACCTATACCACAGGTTATTACCCGACCTTTGCAATTAAGAAGAAGAGCAATTGCTTCTTCGAAGCTCTTGCCGAGACGCTTCCTGACGGTCAGAATCCCTTCGGCTTCAATGCTCAACACTTCTCTGGCAAGTTCCAGCAAATCCGAGCTTTTAAGATCTTCGCCGGATTCTTTCGTCGTCACCGGCTTTGTCCATAGCAGGCAATTACCCATAAAAAACCTCTTATTTTTCGAAGCAGTCTTTTTGGAGTTCTGCCTCACACGGAATAGGGTAGTCCCCGGTAAAACAGGCGACGCAGTAAGGATGATTACGGCAACGCGCTCCCGTTGCTTCCAGAAGCCCTTCCAGACTCAGATAACCCAGAGAATCCAGCCCTATGAAGTCTCTTATTTCCTCAACCGAGTGGGACGCCGCTATAAGTTCTCCTCTCGTGGAAAAATCAATCCCGTAAGGACAGGGATGTCTGTGAGGAGGACAGCTCACAAGCATGTGGAGTTCCTTGGCACCGGCCTGCCGCAGGGTGTGGATCCTCGTTCTCGTGGTTGTTCCCCTAATTATTGAATCCTCTATGAGAACTATACGTTTACCGCGGATTAGCTCCTTTACGGGATTGAGCTTAACCCTTACGGCGAAGGTTCTCATATTCTGACTGGGTTGAATGAAGGTTCTGCCTACATAGTGGTTTCTTATGATACCCATTTCGAAAGGTAGATTTGAAGCTTCCGCATAACCGAGGGCGGCATAGTTGCCCGAGTCGGGAAAGGGCATAACCATGTCTGCGTCGATGTCGTATTCTTTTGCAAGGAGCTGGCCGAGACGCTTTCGAACCAGATACACATTTTGGCCGAATATACGACTGTCGGGACGGGCAAAATAGATGAATTCAAATATGCAGTAGCGCGAATCGGTTGTCGGAAAAGGGAAAACAGACTTCATTCCGTTGTGGTCGATTATTAAAATCTCGCCCGGTTCGATGTCCCTCAGGTAGTGAGCTTCTATCAGGTCGAAGGCACAGGTTTCCGAAGCCACCACATAAGCGTCATGGAGTTTTCCAAGACACAAAGGCCGAAATCCCATGGGATCTCTTACGGCAATCAATTTGTCCCTGGTACAGATGACCAGCGAATAGGCCCCCCTGACCTCCTGCAACGCCCTGATCAGGGCCTCTTCGAGTCCATACTTCAAGTTCCTGGCCACGAGATGCATTATCACTTCTGTGTCCATGGTGGTCCGGAAGATTGCCCCCTGAGATTCAAGGTCTCGCCTGAGTTCAACAGCGTTCACCAGATTTCCATTGTGGGCTATGGCATAATATTCACGACCATGAAACACCACAAAAGGCTGGGCGTTTGAAAGAAGTGAAGAGCCTGTGGTCGAATATCTAACATGACCGATGCCCAGATAGCCCCGAAGAGATTGAAGGATCTCTTCACGGAAGACTTCTGAGACGAGGCCCATGTTCTTGTAGTCTCTCAGGCGATTTCCGTCAGATACGGCAATACCTGCACTTTCCTGGCCTCGATGTTGCAAGGCATACAATCCGAAGTAGATCAATTTCGATGCATCTTCATGGCCGTATATTCCGAATATTCCACATTCTTCCCGTCTTGATGGAGTAAAAACCTCAAGGGGCGGACACCTCATGGGCAACTGCTCACCTCTTATTTTTGACTCAGGCTTCGGCCGCCATCTTCATGGACAGAACCTCACTATGATATTCCTGAAGCGACCTTACCGTCCAGTCTCCTTTCCTCAGGGCTGAAACCGCCTCGGCCAGTGCTGCAGCCCCTGCTATGGTCGTGGTATAAGCGATGTTGTAAAGCAGCGTAGCTCTTCGGATGTGGAAGGCGTCTGATTGAGTTTTGCGCCCGAGGCTTGTGTTTATAACAAGATGGACTTCACCGTTTTTGATGTAGTCGATAACGTGAGGGCGACCCTCGCTGATCTTAAAAACCCTCTCGGCCTTTACGCCGTGATCTTTCAGATAACGACAGGTCCCCGTGGTTGCTATGATCCGGAATCCCATTTCTTCGAAGCGTTTTGCCACCGGGACGACCTTCGGTTTGTCTCGATCATGAACGCTCACGAAGACCGTGCCCGATGTGGGCAGTCGATAACCCGTTGCGGCCTGAGCCTTGGCAAAGGCAATACCGAACTCCATGTCAATTCCCATAACTTCCCCTGTAGATTTCATCTCGGGTCCCAGAAGAATGTCAACACCCGGAAAGCGGTTAAAGGGGAAGACCGATTCCTTCACCGAAATGTGGGCCGGTACGACTTCCTTTGTGAACCCAAGCTCTTCGAGGGTTTTACCCATCATTACCTTCGTTGCCAGCTTTGCAAGAGGTACTCCGGTAGCCTTGCTCACAAAGGGAACAGTTCGAGAAGCCCTGGGATTGACCTCCAGAATGTAAACCGTTCCCCTCTGAATGGCAAATTGAATATTCATGAGGCCGACAACTCCCAGTTCACGGGCTATCAACTTCGTCTGTCTTATCAATTCATTCTGAAGCTCCTGCGGAATGCTTATAGGCGGAAGCACACAAGCACTGTCTCCCGAATGGACACCGGCGGCTTCGATATGTTCCATTATTCCACCAACAACGCAAAGCTTTCCATCGCTTATCGCGTCAACGTCAACCTCTATGGCGTCCTCCAGAAATCGGTCTATCAGGATTGGATGCCCGGGGCTGACCTCCACGGCGGTCTTCATGAACTCACGGAGAGTTTCTTCGTCGTAAACGATCTCCATGGCACGGCCACCCAGAACGTATGAGGGCCGAACGACGACAGGGTAACCTATACGGCGTGCATGGAAAATGGCTTCGTCAACGCTTGTGGCAGTAGCGTTTTCCGGTTGCCTTAACCCCAGTTTTTTCAGGAGTGCCTGAAACCTTTTACGATCCTCGGCTCTGTCGATCGCATCAGGTGACGTTCCGAGTATTCGGACTCCGGCTTTTTCAAGCGGTACGGCCAGATTAAGCGGTGTTTGACCGCCGAACTGGACGATTACCCCGATGGGCTTTTCCGTTTCGATGATTTCCAGAACATCTTCCCTCGTAAGAGGTTCAAAGTATAGCTTGTCCGATGTGTCGTAGTCCGTGGACACCGTTTCGGGATTTGAATTAACCATTATAGACTCTATGCCCAGTTCTCTCAGTGCAAAGGACGCATGGACGCAACAGTAGTCGAATTCAATTCCCTGACCAATTCGATTTGGCCCTCCTCCCAGTATGACCACCTTCTTTCTTGATGACGGCCTGGACTCGTCTTCGTCCTCGTAGGTCGAGTAATAATAAGGTGTATAGGCCTCAAACTCGGCTGCACACGTATCGACCAGCTTGTAAACGGGTCTTACGCCGAGTTTCATCCGCTTTTCAAAAACCTTCAGCTCATCGGTTCCCGTCAGTTCACCGAGTCGAACGTCGGAAAAGCCCATGGCTTTAACGGACTTCATGCCCTCTTTTGAATCGAGAAATCCTGAAATGCCCCTGCATCTGGCCTTTATAAACTCTTCACATTCCACAATCTCCTTGATCTGCTGTAAAAACCAGGGGTCTATCTTGGTCCGCTCGTAAATCTCATCAATCGAGGCGCCGAGTTTAAGAGCCTCGGCAATCTGAAAGAGCCGTTTGGAGTTGGGGTAGCTTATCCTGTCGAGAAGTGTTTCGAGATATTCGGGGCCGCTATCGGCGGGTGGATCGGTAAATCCGTAACGTCCTATTTCAAGGGAACGTATTGCTTTCTGGAGAGCTTCTTTGAAGGTTCTCCCTATAGCCATCGTCTCGCCCACGGATTTCATCGAAGTGGTAAGAAGGTCGGGGGTTCTGGGAAACTTTTCGAAAGTAAATCTCGGGATCTTAACAACCACATAATCGATCGTGGGCTCGAAAGACGCCTTGGTTTCCCGGGTAATGTCGTTAGGAAGCTCGTCCAGAGAATACCCTACGGCCAGCTTAGCGGCCATTTTTGCGATGGGGAAGCCCGTCGCCTTTGACGCCAGGGCGGACGACCTGGAAACCCTCGGGTTCATCTCAATAACCACCATCTCGCCGTTTTCAGGGTTAACGGCAAACTGAACGTTTGATCCGCCCGTTTCCACGCCGATTTCCCTCATTATGGCAATAGCCGCATCTCTCATTTTCTGATATTCGCAATTGGTCAGGGTCTGAGCAGGGGCTACCGTTATGGAATCGCCGGTGTGGACTCCCATGGGATCAAAATTTTCGATGGAGCATATAATAACGACGTTGTCTTTGTTATCCCGCATTACTTCCAGCTCAAATTCCTTCCAGCCCAGCACCGATTCCTCCAGCATGACGGTATGGATCATGCTGGCATCCAGCCCCCGCTGGACTATTTCAGCGAGTTCTTCCCGGTTGTAGGCCACCCCACCTCCGGTTCCTCCTAGCGTAAAGGAAGGGCGGATTATAATGGGAAAACCTATTTCTTCGGCTATCTTTTCTGCTTCTTCCTTGGACCTGGCTATACCACTTTTGGGAACCCGAAGACCTATCCTCTTCATTGCTTCACGGAACTTATCACGGTCTTCGGCTTTCTCTATGACTTCCGGCCTGGCTCCGATCATTTCTACGCCGAACCTGTCGAGAACACCCTCTCGGGCCAGAGCAATGGCCGTGTTCAGGCCCGTCTGCCCCCCCAGGGTCGGCAGCAGAGCGTCAGGGCGCTCACGCTCTATTATCTTGGCAACGGCCTCCACGGTTATGGGCTCAATGTAAGTTCTGTCGGCCATGCCCGGGTCCGTCATTATTGTGGCGGGGTTGCTGTTCACGAGAACTATTTCGTAACCTTCCTCTTTCAGTGCCTTGCAGGCCTGGGTACCTGAGTAGTCGAACTCGCAGGCCTGACCGATTATAATCGGGCCTGACCCGATAATAAGGATTTTCTTTATGTCCGTACGCTTCGGCATGCTACGCCCCTCACATTCCCGACAAGTTTTTGTGTTTTCTTATCATTTCAATAAACCGGTC
This genomic window contains:
- the minC gene encoding septum site-determining protein MinC, with protein sequence MNTDRGSTPVQIRAQRDGRFVFILDPSMPFQMILRHLEKKHRSSNNFFKSASVVLDLGLRPFRVDEVKAIRDMLRKDWNAQIVELRLGHNLESFFDWVSQQLDIPIKQIPVEEQGLEPVIIRHTCRSGMRIEAPVDCIILGDVNPGAEVIAGRDIIIFGVLRGMAHAGAMGNRNAKIWALSIEPNQIRIADLVAVPPHGDRHAPKRYEVAEIRDDRIEVITY
- the minD gene encoding septum site-determining protein MinD, with protein sequence MAGITLVVTSGKGGVGKTTTVANLGTALALRGRSVVMIDADIGLRNLDVVMGLENRIVYNLVDVIEGRCRLEQAMIRDRKVTSLFLIPAAQTREKDAVHPEQMKELCAKLEQEFDYILVDCPAGIERGFRNAIAGAQKALVVTTPEVSAIRDADRVIGLLEAEMMKDIHLIINRLNHKMVRRGDMMSTEDICSLLAVPLIGVVPESEEVVISTNRGVPLVHNNRSQIAEAFRRIAARIEGEEVPVPLDNDQGEGLLSKFKRLLWSS
- a CDS encoding KpsF/GutQ family sugar-phosphate isomerase, which encodes MGNCLLWTKPVTTKESGEDLKSSDLLELAREVLSIEAEGILTVRKRLGKSFEEAIALLLNCKGRVITCGIGKSGIIARKIAATLSSMGTPSFFLHPAEALHGDLGMVRPEDVIIALSNSGETGELNQMIRAVKPLDVKIIAITGDPLSTLAKLSDIVIDVAVPREACSFGLAPTTSTTAALAMGDALAVVLAREKNFGPEEFRTIHPGGHLGQRLKIPVRDLMKTGGDIPLVLPGTSMDKAIEEMNVKGLGATLVVNCENKLLGIFTDGDLRRAITKWGYKLYELVIDEVMTKEPKTISPDSAVADALQIMERHLITVLPVVIPGDQVVGILHLHDLLGKGKVQFRLTD
- a CDS encoding bifunctional acetyl-CoA hydrolase/transferase family protein/GNAT family N-acetyltransferase → MALNPGWQKYYSEKRVTAEEAILRSLGDGYRVYISPGCAEPQHLVRALFSLIGRYRDVEIIQNLSLGSVPEDWFPYLGHCRLKTFFVGPRTRRAVNVGQADYIPAHFSTIPNFFKPGGPFPLDLCLIQVSPPDSHGFCSLGISVEITKTAVQHSRIVIAQVNEKMPRTLGDTFIHVTEIDWFVEHTEDLIEVKEFPVGPILERIGKYTARLVEDGATIQTGIGRITNSILRYLVDKKDLGLHAEMMTDAHRALIMQDVITGRRKTIHKGKAVVSFCIGTKELYEFVHNNPIVEFHSTEYVNNIRVIDQHEQMVAINAALEVDITGQVCADSIGHKIYSGIGGYVDFMVGASRAKNGKTIILVPSTSPDGKKSRIVTHLTEGAGVVTPRSTVQFVVSEFGVASLFGRAIRERAIALINIAHPKFRERLLDEAKRVRYVYQDQILPPVYEPLYPGQWETYQIFPGNLTVFFRPIKPTDERALQEFFYSLPDQDIYYRFLSAMKVFPHRNIQAMCNIDYEHEMAIVGVLGDVGNETIIALGRYILDQKTNMAEVDFAVRAEYQRRGIGTFLLHYLCEIAKSKKIDGFCAYVLASNRRMLNVFHKVGYVIHSHLEEGIYEIWFRFDEPAQVCVMD
- a CDS encoding M48 family metallopeptidase; this translates as MYTQIIYFLIVIFIFTTTPTDLPTFFGKYRLFAALLLQYLIFHIICRFGYKRALRKLGTNKLPPAVIIHLTEGFLNIVALVFLVVLTYGLHIQCLFPENTPFYSSVTLRALTGLALYFVYLIIIWLDGHALRVKCGNADLASWGYVREQIILYAGLLTPWLILSLASELLEETLFSGFSDYSWYEIIPIALTLSVFALFGPPLVVRVWRCKAIPFDEKRLILERFCRDKGFVVKDFLFWPLMGGRALTAAVVGFLPRWRYILITPALYRLLGNEELKAVIAHEMGHIKLRHMPFFLLFFLSFGVIMYGLGDLVFTFLSRSVFFVKLAFSQRPIKQLLFVLLCSMPALMILIAYFRYIFGYFLRNSERQADAYALVATGDPWPLIRSFQKIAVASGNTEDLPSWHHYSIRERIEFLTAAASNPEVIEGHDRRMNRSIKTFFVILGLFMLTTWVLQHTDWYRSRDIDMIITVLEGEVESPVERADIYAAYGAYLLEKKRYSEAERTLKRGVEIYPNHPDLCNNLAWLYATAPPPYRDTGKAVEYAIRAIELDSSKPHIWDTLAEAYFASGDYRKALEAIEQAIKLDPSSRYYQSQRLKILNRLKHQESQ
- a CDS encoding 5' nucleotidase, NT5C type, whose amino-acid sequence is MKSGLDLTNRLKYASWIEGDRSDLIDPRMLAFDIDGVVADTMAIFVELVRERLGLRGFSKEHLSQYNLHECVPAPAEAIDEILCLTLSDEYTARIPPCPGAQEVLGKLGRFVPLRFVTARIWPDSIMEWLRRLLSDVDPENIQVTATGDPAVKAEVLRKMGIKAFVEDRPDTCCSLKEQGFHVIIFDQPWNRHTRGFPRIRDLRQLECRIDWSVLEKA
- a CDS encoding adenylosuccinate synthase — its product is MPALVIVGTQWGDEGKGKIVDVIADRVDAVVRFQGGNNAGHTLVVNGKKRIFHLIPSGILHSHILCMIGNGVVVDPGVLLEEIERLEGEGIPVTPDRLKISAHAHVIMPYHKALDNAREMRKGKSRIGTTGRGIGPCYEDKAARAGIRIHDLINEKVFLEKLKNNLEEKNFLLRNFYGVEPVSEEDTASRYLEYGSRLKPYIDDVSLYVNRYLAQGKNVLFEGAQGTFLDVDHGTYPFVTSSNTLAGNVCCGVGLGPSSLDYIVGVVKAYTTRVGSGPFPTELSGDLGDQIRERGGEYGSTTGRPRRCGWLDLVMLRKAARLNGFQAVVLTKLDVLTGLPEVKIATKYRVDGEILDEAPCDLETFSRCEPLYEVLPGWNEDISRVSSYQDLPGNTRRYVERLEELIGVPVWMISVGSSRHETIVKRPFFEQAP